The Anguilla anguilla isolate fAngAng1 chromosome 19, fAngAng1.pri, whole genome shotgun sequence genome has a segment encoding these proteins:
- the dyrk2 gene encoding dual specificity tyrosine-phosphorylation-regulated kinase 2 — MCDSPAAMLTKKPCAAVYPTGKGGEVVCQVQSSPGIGIGGLRAGAGTDPTSPVTLPPLRNTNSLTAGGNKHTMNEHLHTGSHPQIHVQQLFEENSNKRTVLTTQPNGLTPVGRAGIPLPERPPESGHCRQGSSASLKSSDGKPRPFPMTPEQAMKQYMAKLTAFEHHEIFNYPEVYFAGPNAKKRPGVLGGSNNGGYDDDQGSYIHVPHDHIAYRYEVLKVIGKGSFGQVVKAYDHKTHQHVALKMVRNEKRFHRQAAEEIRILEHLRKQDKDAAMNVIHMLENFTFRNHICMTFELLSMNLYELIKKNKFQGFSLPLVRKFAHSILQCLESLHKSRIIHCDLKPENILLKQQGRSGIKVIDFGSSCYEHQRVYTYIQSRFYRAPEVILGARYGMPIDMWSLGCILAELLTGYPLLPGEDEGDQLACVIELLGMPSQKLLDASKRAKNFVSSKGYPRYCTVTTLPDGSTALTGGRSRRGKLRGPPGSKEWVTALKGCDDPLFLDFLKQCLEWDPALRMTPSQALRHPWLRRRLPKPPAGEKTSVKRLTEGSGAITSISKLPPTGSAAKLRTNLAQMTDANGNIQQRTVLPKLVS, encoded by the exons ATGTGTGACTCTCCAGCGGCCATGTTAACCAAGAAACCCTGCGCTGCTGTCTACCCAACTG GCAAGGGGGGTGAAGTGGTTTGCCAGGTACAGTCTTCCCCCGGAATCGGAATTGGGGGTCTACGGGCCGGAGCAGGGACCGACCCGACATCACCCGTCACATTACCACCCCTCAGGAACACCAACTCACTAACG gccGGAGGCAATAAGCACACAATGAACGAGCACCTGCACACGGGGAGCCACCCGCAGATCCACGTCCAGCAGCTCTTCGAGGAGAACAGCAACAAACGGACAGTGCTGACCACTCAGCCCAACGGCCTGACGCCCGTGGGCCGCGCGGGCATCCCGCTGCCCGAGAGACCGCCGGAGAGCGGGCACTGCCGGCAGGGAAGCTCCGCCTCGCTCAAGTCCTCCGAcggcaagccccgccccttccccatGACGCCCGAGCAGGCCATGAAGCAGTACATGGCCAAGCTGACGGCGTTCGAGCACCACGAGATCTTCAACTACCCGGAGGTCTACTTCGCGGGCCCCAACGCCAAGAAGCGGCCCGGCGTGCTGGGCGGCTCCAACAACGGCGGCTACGACGACGACCAGGGCTCCTACATCCACGTGCCCCACGACCACATCGCCTACCGCTACGAGGTGCTCAAGGTCATCGGCAAGGGCAGCTTCGGCCAGGTGGTGAAGGCCTACGACCACAAGACGCACCAGCACGTGGCGCTGAAGATGGTGCGCAACGAGAAGCGCTTCCACCGGCAGGCCGCGGAGGAGATCCGCATCCTGGAGCACCTGCGCAAGCAGGACAAGGACGCCGCCATGAACGTCATCCACATGCTGGAGAACTTCACATTCCGCAACCACATCTGCATGACCTTCGAGCTGCTCAGCATGAACCTCTACGAGCTCATCAAGAAGAACAAGTTCCAGGGCTTCAGCCTGCCGCTGGTGCGCAAGTTCGCCCACTCCATCCTGCAGTGCCTGGAGTCGCTGCACAAGAGCCGCATCATCCACTGCGACCTCAAGCCCGAGAACATCCTGCTCAAGCAGCAGGGCCGCAGCGGCATCAAGGTCATCGACTTCGGCTCCAGCTGCTACGAGCACCAGCGCGTCTACACCTACATCCAGTCCCGCTTCTACCGCGCGCCCGAGGTCATCCTGGGCGCCCGCTACGGCATGCCCATCGACATGTGGAGCCTGGGGTGCATCCTGGCGGAGCTGCTGACCGGGTACCCGCTCCTCCCGGGCGAGGACGAGGGGGACCAGCTGGCGTGCGTCATCGAGCTGCTGGGCATGCCGTCGCAGAAGCTGCTGGACGCGTCCAAGAGGGCCAAAAACTTTGTCAGCTCCAAGGGCTACCCCCGGTACTGCACCGTCACCACTCTGCCGGACGGGTCCACGGCGCTCACGGGGGGGCGCTCGCGCCGGGGCAAGCTTCGGGGCCCGCCGGGGAGCAAGGAGTGGGTGACGGCCCTCAAGGGCTGCGACGACCCCCTCTTCCTGGACTTCCTCAAGCAGTGTCTGGAGTGGGACCCGGCCCTGCGCATGACCCCCAGCCAGGCCCTCCGCCACCCCTGGCTCCGGAGGCGGCTGCCCAAGCCCCCGGCCGGGGAGAAGACCTCCGTCAAGCGCCTCACGGAGGGCTCTGGTGCTATAACGTCCATTTCCAAATTACCTCCGACGGGCTCAGCCGCCAAGCTGAGGACTAACTTGGCGCAGATGACGGACGCCAATGGGAATATCCAACAGAGGACAGTGTTGCCAAAATTAGTCAGCTGA